The Parambassis ranga chromosome 19, fParRan2.1, whole genome shotgun sequence genome contains a region encoding:
- the hapln3 gene encoding hyaluronan and proteoglycan link protein 3, which yields MPGLLRPLLVACLYMLPLLLPGGQSRIFGYNNGFHYQDISNGNGNGEIHFNGVRLLVESALHSVQATRGSSATLPCHYHYEPELTTPRRTRVKWSWLPANTATEPISPEAFAKETEVMVAMGNRQRSYGNFKGRVRLRRSAPGDMSLVINELQLNDTGRYRCEVIDGLEDESVTVDLELRGVVFPYFSQEGRYHFNFFGAQQACQDQDATLATFEQLYVAWEDGLDWCNAGWLADGTVQYPITVPRDGCGGSDLAPGLRSYGLRHRHLHHYDAFCFSASVKGTVYFLKYPTKLNFTEAVQACASDGSKIAKVGQLFAAWRLMGLDRCDAGWLADGSVRYPITKARPNCGPSEPGVRSFGFPPLSLKFGVYCYR from the exons CTActgcgccccctgctggtcgcCTGTCTGTacatgctgccgctgctgctgcccggCGGCCAGAGCAGGATCTTTGGGTACAACAATGGCTTTCACTACCAGGACATCAGCAACGGGAACGGAAACGGAGAGa TTCATTTCAATGGGGTTCGTCTCCTTGTGGAATCAGCCCTGCATTCGGTGCAGGCTACCAGGGGGAGCAGCGCCACCCTTCCCTGTCACTACCACTACGAGCCTGAACTGACCACGCCGCGCAGGACCCGCGTCAAATGGTCCTGGTTGCCAGCCAACACTGCTACGGAACCCATTTCCCCCGAAGCCTTCGCTAAGGAAACTGAGGTTATGGTTGCCATGGGCAACCGCCAGCGTAGCTACGGCAACTTCAAGGGCCGGGTACGCCTGCGACGATCCGCGCCGGGGGACATGTCTCTGGTGATCAATGAGCTGCAACTAAATGACACAGGCAGGTATCGCTGTGAGGTGATCGACGGCCTGGAGGATGAAAGTGTGACGGTGGACCTGGAGCTGCGGG GTGTGGTGTTCCCCTACTTCTCTCAGGAAGGACGATACCATTTCAACTTCTTCGGAGCCCAGCAAGCATGCCAGGATCAGGACGCCACTCTGGCTACATTCGAGCAGCTCTACGTGGCCTGGGAGGATGGGTTAGATTGGTGTaatgctggctggctggctgacggCACTGTACAGTATCCAATCACTGTCCCACGTGACGGCTGCGGGGGAAGCGATTTAGCTCCTGGTTTACGCAGCTACGGACTACGACATCGCCACCTCCACCACTACGATGCATTCTGCTTCTCGGCCTCTGTCAAAG GGACTGTATACTTCTTAAAGTACCCGACCAAGCTCAACTTCACTGAGGCGGTCCAGGCTTGTGCCAGTGATGGAAGTAAAATTGCCAAAGTGGGCCAGCTGTTTGCTGCGTGGAGGCTGATGGGACTGGATCGCTGCGACGCAGGCTGGTTGGCAGATGGAAGTGTCCGTTATCCGATCACAAAAGCCCGGCCTAACTGTGGCCCATCTGAGCCAGGTGTGCGTAGTTTTGGGTTCCCGCCTCTGTCTTTGAAATTCGGTGTCTACTGTTACCGGTAA